The Carassius auratus strain Wakin unplaced genomic scaffold, ASM336829v1 scaf_tig00022462, whole genome shotgun sequence genome has a window encoding:
- the LOC113077380 gene encoding protein shisa-5-like isoform X1: MASASAVLLLLSAGLFTVTDGSGDDCESYFTGDNVYKPSSSCWFGTHCCGSCDLRYCCSSEYLRLSEHEQDMCTMRSTEDLAVPESPPLPEMYQGNRIDSIVIGSTLVGVVVLIVFFICCCCCCPCCCFYQMCRKPRPVVQTHVTTVVNTQSIQPQPVMQGGQYPQYQPVPTQPGYGGQPMQTAPYQGQSYAPGPPPSYHVAMNPGYPTTQGGQAMYPMQQPTQPVHAPMLSETSKQPAYNPAYMQPPNTGY; the protein is encoded by the exons ATGGCGTCCGCCTCAGCGGTTCTCCTGCTACTGTCTGCGGGTTTATTCACGGTAACAGACG GCTCTGGAGATGACTGTGAGAGCTACTTCACCGGCGATAACGTGTACAAGCCTTCGTCTAGCTGCTGGTTTGGGACACACTGCTGTGGAAGCTGCGATCTCAGATACTGCTGCTCCTCTGAATATTTGAGGTTATCCGAACATGAGCAAGATATGTGCACTAT gCGAAGCACAGAAGACCTTGCTGTCCCTGAGAGCCCACCACTGCCTGAGATGTatcaagg CAACAGAATCGATAGTATTGTCATTGGTTCAACATTAGTAGGGGTTGTGGTCCTCATCGTCTTTTtcatctgctgctgctgctgctgccccTGCTGCTGTTTCTATCAAATGTGCAGAAAACCCAGAC cTGTGGTACAAACACATGTAACTACAGTCGTGAATACACAATCCATTCAGCCGCAGCCGGTAATGCAGGGAGGCCAGTACCCACAATACCAACCAGTGCCGACTCAACCAGGTTACGGGGGTCAGCCTATGCAGACAGCACCATATCAGGGACAGTCATATGCACCAGGACCCCCACCCTCGTATCACGTGGCCA TGAATCCTGGATATCCCACTACTCAGGGAGGCCAGGCCATGTACCCCATGCAGCAGCCCACCCAGCCGGTTCATGCTCCTATGCTTTCAGAGACATCGAAACAGCCAGCTTACAACCCAGCCTACATGCAGCCACCAAACACCGGTTACTAA
- the LOC113077383 gene encoding protein shisa-5-like, giving the protein MQDMCTIFYRISREGPAGTDSTPLPEMLHSSKTSIAVTLSIVGAVVFVIFFFICCCCCPGCCIYQTCVKPRPVDETHVTTVVNTQSIQPQPVMQGGQYPQYQPVPTQPGYGGQPMQTAPYQGQSYAPEPPPSYDVATSPGYPTIQGAYNGGQAMYPMKSPDQPGAAPVLSETLNQPAYNPDYMQPPKTGY; this is encoded by the exons ATGCAAGATATGTGCACTAT TTTTTATAGGATAAGCAGAGAAGGCCCTGCTGGCACTGACAGCACACCACTGCCTGAGATGCTTCATAG CAGCAAAACCAGTATTGCCGTTACTTTATCAATAGTAGGGGCTGTGGTCTTCGTCATCTTTTTCTTcatctgctgttgctgctgcCCCGGCTGCTGTATCTATCAAACGTGTGTAAAACCCAGAC ctgtGGATGAAACACATGTAACTACAGTCGTGAATACACAATCCATTCAGCCGCAGCCGGTAATGCAGGGAGGCCAGTATCCACAATACCAACCAGTGCCGACTCAACCAGGTTACGGGGGTCAGCCTATGCAGACAGCACCATATCAGGGACAGTCATATGCACCAGAACCCCCACCCTCATATGACGTGGCCA CGAGTCCTGGATATCCCACTATTCAGGGTGCATATAATGGAGGCCAGGCCATGTACCCCATGAAGTCACCTGACCAGCCGGGTGCTGCTCCTGTCCTTTCAGAGACATTGAATCAGCCAGCTTACAACCCCGACTACATGCAGCCACCAAAAACCGGTTACTAA
- the LOC113077380 gene encoding protein shisa-5-like isoform X4: protein MAFTSAVLLLLSAGLFTVTDGFGEDCKSYYTSDNVYRSSISCGFWQHCCGSCDDRYCCPIESLRLSEHEQDMCTIRNSGIAIGLSIVGVVVFIILLITCCCCPCCCIYQMCRKPRPAVQTHVTTVVNTQSIQQQPVMQGGQYPQYQPVPTQAGYGGQPMQTAPYQGQSYAPGPPPSYHVATGPGYPTTQGGQAMYPMQQPTQPGAAPMLSETSKQPAYNPAYM, encoded by the exons ATGGCGTTCACCTCAGCGGTTCTCCTGCTCCTGTCTGCGGGTTTATTCACGGTAACAGACG GTTTTGGAGAGGACTGTAAGAGCTACTACACCAGCGATAACGTGTACAGGTCTTCGATTAGCTGCGGGTTTTGGCAGCACTGCTGTGGAAGCTGCGATGACAGATACTGCTGCCCGATTGAATCTTTGAGGTTATCCGAACATGAGCAAGATATGTGCACTAT CAGAAACAGTGGTATTGCCATTGGTTTATCAATAGTAGGGGTTGTGGTCTTCATCATCTTGTTAATCACCTGCTGCTGCTGCCCCTGCTGCTGTATCTATCAAATGTGCAGAAAACCAAGAC ctgCGGTACAAACACATGTAACTACAGTCGTGAATACACAATCCATTCAGCAGCAGCCGGTAATGCAGGGAGGCCAGTACCCACAATACCAACCAGTGCCGACTCAAGCAGGTTACGGGGGTCAGCCTATGCAGACAGCACCATATCAGGGACAGTCATATGCACCAGGACCCCCACCCTCGTATCACGTGGCCA CGGGTCCTGGATATCCCACTACTCAGGGAGGCCAGGCCATGTACCCCATGCAGCAGCCCACCCAGCCGGGTGCTGCTCCTATGCTTTCAGAGACATCGAAACAACCAGCTTACAACCCAGCCTACATGTAG
- the LOC113077380 gene encoding protein shisa-5-like isoform X2 → MAFTSAVLLLLSAGLFTVTDGSGDDCESYFTGDNVYKPSSSCWFGTHCCGSCDLRYCCSSEYLRLSEHEQDMCTMRSTEDLAVPESPPLPEMYQGNRIDSIVIGSTLVGVVVLIVFFICCCCCCPCCCFYQMCRKPRPVVQTHVTTVVNTQSIQPQPVMQGGQYPQYQPVPTQPGYGGQPMQTAPYQGQSYAPGPPPSYHVAMNPGYPTTQGGQAMYPMQQPTQPVHAPMLSETSKQPAYNPAYMQPPNTGY, encoded by the exons ATGGCGTTCACCTCAGCGGTTCTCCTGCTCCTGTCTGCGGGTTTATTCACGGTAACAGACG GCTCTGGAGATGACTGTGAGAGCTACTTCACCGGCGATAACGTGTACAAGCCTTCGTCTAGCTGCTGGTTTGGGACACACTGCTGTGGAAGCTGCGATCTCAGATACTGCTGCTCCTCTGAATATTTGAGGTTATCCGAACATGAGCAAGATATGTGCACTAT gCGAAGCACAGAAGACCTTGCTGTCCCTGAGAGCCCACCACTGCCTGAGATGTatcaagg CAACAGAATCGATAGTATTGTCATTGGTTCAACATTAGTAGGGGTTGTGGTCCTCATCGTCTTTTtcatctgctgctgctgctgctgccccTGCTGCTGTTTCTATCAAATGTGCAGAAAACCCAGAC cTGTGGTACAAACACATGTAACTACAGTCGTGAATACACAATCCATTCAGCCGCAGCCGGTAATGCAGGGAGGCCAGTACCCACAATACCAACCAGTGCCGACTCAACCAGGTTACGGGGGTCAGCCTATGCAGACAGCACCATATCAGGGACAGTCATATGCACCAGGACCCCCACCCTCGTATCACGTGGCCA TGAATCCTGGATATCCCACTACTCAGGGAGGCCAGGCCATGTACCCCATGCAGCAGCCCACCCAGCCGGTTCATGCTCCTATGCTTTCAGAGACATCGAAACAGCCAGCTTACAACCCAGCCTACATGCAGCCACCAAACACCGGTTACTAA
- the LOC113077380 gene encoding protein shisa-5-like isoform X3: MASASAVLLLLSAGLFTVTDGSGDDCESYFTGDNVYKPSSSCWFGTHCCGSCDLRYCCSSEYLRLSEHEQDMCTMRSTEDLAVPESPPLPEMYQGIDSIVIGSTLVGVVVLIVFFICCCCCCPCCCFYQMCRKPRPVVQTHVTTVVNTQSIQPQPVMQGGQYPQYQPVPTQPGYGGQPMQTAPYQGQSYAPGPPPSYHVAMNPGYPTTQGGQAMYPMQQPTQPVHAPMLSETSKQPAYNPAYMQPPNTGY, from the exons ATGGCGTCCGCCTCAGCGGTTCTCCTGCTACTGTCTGCGGGTTTATTCACGGTAACAGACG GCTCTGGAGATGACTGTGAGAGCTACTTCACCGGCGATAACGTGTACAAGCCTTCGTCTAGCTGCTGGTTTGGGACACACTGCTGTGGAAGCTGCGATCTCAGATACTGCTGCTCCTCTGAATATTTGAGGTTATCCGAACATGAGCAAGATATGTGCACTAT gCGAAGCACAGAAGACCTTGCTGTCCCTGAGAGCCCACCACTGCCTGAGATGTatcaagg AATCGATAGTATTGTCATTGGTTCAACATTAGTAGGGGTTGTGGTCCTCATCGTCTTTTtcatctgctgctgctgctgctgccccTGCTGCTGTTTCTATCAAATGTGCAGAAAACCCAGAC cTGTGGTACAAACACATGTAACTACAGTCGTGAATACACAATCCATTCAGCCGCAGCCGGTAATGCAGGGAGGCCAGTACCCACAATACCAACCAGTGCCGACTCAACCAGGTTACGGGGGTCAGCCTATGCAGACAGCACCATATCAGGGACAGTCATATGCACCAGGACCCCCACCCTCGTATCACGTGGCCA TGAATCCTGGATATCCCACTACTCAGGGAGGCCAGGCCATGTACCCCATGCAGCAGCCCACCCAGCCGGTTCATGCTCCTATGCTTTCAGAGACATCGAAACAGCCAGCTTACAACCCAGCCTACATGCAGCCACCAAACACCGGTTACTAA